The Enterococcus rotai genome includes a window with the following:
- a CDS encoding DUF1116 domain-containing protein: protein MSKITELFKEQPVIIDLGIESFQEELVEQQVQATYLNWAPPGRGKASILAALEKIETPENLEKIKKANEEAVHRIISSQISLIGYDQAINVVPGMTKNTILHAGPPITWDKMNGPMRGAVKGALVFEGLAKDLDDAEKVAASGEIIFSPCHEHQCVGSMAGVTSASMYMHIVENKTYGNLAFTNLSEQMSKILRMGANDDSVIERLIWMRDVFGPILRDAMKLCTEGIDLKHMLAQALHMGDECHNRNNAGTTLLIQALTPYIIQTDHSIEAMKEVFDFVASSDYFSGPTWMAMCKAALDSAAGIPYSTVVTTMARNGTEFGIHISGIEGNPWFVGPSQKVVGPMFAGYKPEDAGLDIGDSAITETYGIGGFAMAAAPAIVALVGGTIEDALRFSMEMQGITTAENPNITIPTLDFMGIPSGIDSLKVIQTNTLPIINTAIAHKEAGIGMIGAGITHPPMEAFEKAIIAFSEQL from the coding sequence ATGAGCAAAATTACTGAGTTATTCAAAGAACAACCCGTTATCATCGATCTAGGGATTGAATCTTTTCAAGAAGAGTTAGTCGAACAACAGGTGCAGGCGACGTATCTAAATTGGGCACCTCCCGGTCGAGGCAAAGCAAGTATTTTAGCTGCCTTAGAGAAAATCGAAACACCAGAAAATTTGGAAAAAATCAAAAAGGCTAATGAAGAAGCTGTCCATCGAATTATTTCTTCTCAAATTTCATTGATTGGTTATGATCAGGCAATCAATGTGGTTCCAGGCATGACTAAAAATACGATTTTGCATGCAGGACCGCCAATCACTTGGGATAAAATGAATGGTCCGATGAGAGGAGCCGTCAAAGGAGCCTTAGTTTTTGAAGGGCTAGCAAAAGACTTAGATGACGCTGAAAAAGTCGCAGCATCTGGCGAAATCATCTTTTCACCATGTCATGAACATCAATGTGTTGGCTCGATGGCAGGGGTCACGTCAGCATCAATGTATATGCATATCGTGGAAAACAAAACGTATGGCAACCTAGCGTTCACAAATTTAAGTGAGCAAATGTCTAAAATTCTGCGTATGGGTGCCAATGATGACAGTGTAATTGAACGATTGATTTGGATGCGAGATGTCTTTGGTCCGATTTTAAGAGATGCGATGAAGTTATGTACAGAAGGAATTGATTTAAAACATATGTTAGCACAAGCGCTGCATATGGGAGATGAGTGTCATAATCGTAATAATGCAGGAACGACCTTGTTGATTCAAGCATTGACGCCGTATATCATTCAAACGGATCATTCAATCGAAGCAATGAAAGAAGTCTTTGATTTTGTAGCTAGCAGTGATTATTTTTCTGGACCTACTTGGATGGCCATGTGTAAAGCAGCATTAGATTCAGCAGCTGGGATTCCATACAGTACAGTTGTCACAACTATGGCTAGAAATGGGACTGAATTTGGGATTCATATCAGCGGAATCGAAGGGAATCCATGGTTCGTTGGACCGTCACAAAAAGTTGTTGGGCCAATGTTTGCAGGCTATAAGCCAGAAGATGCAGGACTTGATATTGGGGACAGTGCCATTACTGAAACATATGGAATTGGCGGTTTTGCAATGGCAGCGGCTCCTGCAATCGTAGCTTTAGTAGGTGGAACAATTGAAGATGCTCTACGTTTTTCTATGGAAATGCAAGGCATTACGACGGCAGAGAATCCAAATATCACAATTCCTACATTAGATTTTATGGGAATTCCATCAGGGATCGATAGTTTAAAAGTAATTCAAACGAATACCTTACCGATCATCAATACCGCAATCGCTCACAAAGAAGCTGGAATCGGTATGATCGGAGCAGGGATTACACATCCGCCGATGGAAGCTTTTGAAAAAGCGATCATTGCTTTTAGCGAACAATTATAA
- a CDS encoding ankyrin repeat domain-containing protein gives MDTVKVNQPLLKAVALGQIEQVRQLLNDGCDVFVEDEAGRSPLMIAIQNNDLPLVKELLAFGADVNQRDNTQLTPFICAAANGFDEIVSEILRSGRADLASVNRFGGTALLPSSEKGYLRTVQLCLTAGVPVNHVNRLGWSALLEATILGNGGFLYQDVIRELIQHQADVNQVDDTGRDTVDYVKEADNEQLLAIVEREEVEDLLFHEVRTRIRKDELIQALNRLEDQDQTDLAVLYYLGYTYQRLKDYPTAISYYEKGWQQDNQFAFYVGNSYRMMGEIDQALQVYDQAIKTDTSFFYRYHKSNFLRELGRHEEAVKMMDNLLEDYPDRVDFYFHKANSLRSLNRHQEAAEAMEQAIQLNPENPLFSEHLAQSLQLVKN, from the coding sequence ATGGATACAGTAAAAGTGAATCAACCCTTGCTAAAAGCTGTAGCGTTAGGGCAAATCGAACAAGTACGCCAATTACTAAATGATGGTTGCGATGTCTTTGTGGAAGATGAAGCAGGTCGTTCCCCACTGATGATTGCAATTCAAAATAACGACTTACCATTAGTGAAAGAATTGTTGGCTTTTGGTGCAGATGTGAATCAACGGGATAATACGCAACTTACGCCGTTTATCTGCGCTGCAGCTAATGGATTTGATGAGATCGTTAGTGAGATTCTTCGATCAGGACGAGCAGATTTAGCTTCAGTCAATCGTTTTGGCGGCACAGCGTTACTTCCATCCAGTGAGAAAGGGTACTTGAGAACTGTTCAGTTATGTCTAACTGCAGGCGTTCCAGTCAATCATGTGAATCGTTTAGGTTGGTCGGCATTATTAGAAGCAACAATTTTAGGGAATGGCGGCTTCTTATATCAAGATGTGATCCGTGAATTGATTCAACATCAAGCAGACGTGAATCAAGTAGATGATACTGGAAGAGACACGGTAGATTATGTAAAAGAGGCAGACAATGAGCAACTTCTTGCTATTGTAGAACGAGAAGAAGTCGAAGACTTACTTTTCCATGAAGTCCGTACCCGTATAAGGAAAGATGAACTGATCCAGGCGTTAAATAGATTAGAAGATCAAGACCAAACGGATTTAGCTGTTCTTTATTATTTAGGCTATACTTATCAACGTCTAAAAGACTATCCGACAGCAATCAGCTATTATGAAAAAGGCTGGCAGCAAGACAATCAATTTGCTTTTTATGTCGGAAATAGTTATCGTATGATGGGAGAGATAGACCAAGCGCTACAAGTCTATGACCAAGCAATCAAAACCGATACAAGCTTCTTTTACCGCTATCATAAATCTAATTTCTTAAGAGAATTAGGCCGTCATGAAGAAGCTGTCAAAATGATGGATAACTTGTTGGAAGACTACCCTGATCGAGTTGATTTCTATTTTCATAAAGCCAACAGCTTACGTAGTTTGAATCGGCATCAAGAAGCTGCAGAAGCGATGGAACAAGCCATTCAACTCAATCCGGAAAATCCATTATTTTCAGAACACCTTGCACAATCACTTCAGTTAGTAAAAAACTAA
- a CDS encoding cytosine permease codes for MESVEKQAIAQAPAYSAELLPKTGADKNWGVFNYVTLWMGAVHNILSYMTVAGFFLLGLNTKQVLAAVMLSAVIVSIFYVLNGVASAKYGLPFPMLLRSVFGVKGAIIPSLCRGLIAGVVFFGTQSVVSAQSLDVLFSRIFPNYMNIGGGMAILGMPAPTMLSYLIVWCVTVALFLGGTKVLDKFGNWSSPIVYVFIIGAAVWTIQIAGGFGPILAYSPANATTSPLVFIACVSALVSNWAGPIVNIGDFTQKAKTPKAMIIGLPLGFILSYILFAVTCVGLIAGTQIAFGEPIFNIVNAFDKIDNTFAVFVLILALNMGALAFVVFGNLFPAGLQMSSLFPKYLDVKKAGVLTAIIGTMILPWKLVENASTLFYFYSFIGSMFGPIAGIMLASFYIEHKQVIHLEDIYVENGDLGEFKSGYNKKAMITLATSFVITMSGAFLQSVSLLKTINDFAFFSGLIFSFVVYSVLSKVMKGEKS; via the coding sequence ATGGAATCAGTAGAAAAACAAGCCATCGCACAAGCTCCAGCCTATTCAGCAGAATTACTACCAAAAACAGGAGCAGATAAAAATTGGGGCGTCTTTAATTATGTGACTTTATGGATGGGAGCCGTCCATAATATTCTTTCTTATATGACTGTAGCTGGCTTCTTCTTGCTCGGACTGAATACCAAACAAGTTTTAGCGGCTGTTATGCTGTCAGCTGTGATCGTGTCGATTTTCTATGTACTGAATGGTGTAGCATCAGCCAAATATGGACTGCCGTTTCCGATGTTGTTGCGTTCTGTTTTTGGAGTGAAAGGAGCAATCATTCCATCTTTATGCCGTGGCTTGATTGCAGGAGTCGTTTTCTTTGGAACACAAAGTGTTGTGAGTGCTCAATCTTTAGATGTCTTGTTTAGCCGGATTTTTCCTAATTATATGAATATTGGCGGTGGAATGGCGATTTTAGGGATGCCTGCTCCAACGATGCTTAGCTATTTGATCGTTTGGTGTGTTACAGTTGCTTTGTTTTTGGGTGGAACCAAAGTTTTGGACAAATTCGGTAATTGGTCATCACCAATTGTGTATGTGTTCATCATTGGAGCGGCTGTTTGGACAATTCAAATTGCTGGCGGTTTTGGCCCAATTTTAGCTTATTCACCAGCGAATGCGACAACCAGTCCACTTGTTTTTATTGCTTGTGTGAGTGCCTTGGTTTCAAACTGGGCAGGTCCAATCGTAAACATTGGTGACTTTACTCAAAAGGCGAAAACACCGAAAGCGATGATCATCGGGTTACCATTAGGTTTTATCCTTTCTTATATTTTGTTTGCGGTTACATGTGTAGGGTTGATTGCAGGAACCCAAATTGCTTTTGGAGAACCAATCTTTAATATCGTTAATGCCTTTGATAAAATCGATAATACCTTTGCGGTTTTTGTTTTGATTCTAGCCTTGAATATGGGGGCGCTGGCTTTCGTTGTATTTGGGAATTTATTCCCAGCAGGGTTGCAAATGTCTTCATTATTCCCTAAATATTTAGATGTAAAAAAAGCAGGAGTATTAACGGCCATTATTGGAACCATGATTCTACCTTGGAAATTAGTGGAAAATGCTTCGACATTATTTTACTTCTACAGTTTTATTGGTTCAATGTTTGGCCCGATTGCTGGAATCATGCTAGCTAGTTTTTATATTGAACATAAACAAGTGATCCATTTAGAGGATATTTATGTTGAAAATGGTGATCTGGGAGAATTTAAATCTGGCTATAATAAAAAAGCCATGATCACCTTAGCAACAAGTTTTGTGATCACGATGTCAGGCGCGTTTTTACAGTCCGTTTCATTGTTGAAAACGATCAATGATTTTGCTTTCTTTTCAGGATTGATCTTTTCATTTGTTGTATATAGCGTACTTAGTAAAGTAATGAAGGGAGAAAAATCATGA